One window of Nymphaea colorata isolate Beijing-Zhang1983 chromosome 1, ASM883128v2, whole genome shotgun sequence genomic DNA carries:
- the LOC116268322 gene encoding wall-associated receptor kinase 5-like, translating into MTFLSSSVFNLTLFFFSFFIAGPLPVLSQACKSSCGDLPIRYPFGTGPGCGDPRFQNFVTCKCDSPQGRERLVLTAASGSYTIQWIDYGNHIIYIQDPTISTCSCMQPSRGFALDWSAPFSFPENTVFALLGCSVTASPVFNNSFNNNFKKNNAPLCDVSGGPICSQIYACPAVVGLNLPLYSPASSCCVYSPVDLGPSFDMDLKKLQCESYTAVIDFDYRQLDAAKWKYGIALKYRFSVNNVYPLSCLQCENSNGVCGYVGSYNSFACNCPFGVTTSTDCSFQESFWSHGVKSNNIPRVFTGFIMYLVLELVILLN; encoded by the coding sequence ATGACTTTTCTGTCCTCCTCCGTCTTCAacctcactctcttcttcttctcattctttatTGCAGGTCCCCTTCCGGTCCTCTCTCAAGCTTGCAAGAGCTCCTGCGGCGACCTTCCAATCCGCTACCCCTTCGGCACGGGCCCCGGCTGCGGCGATCCCCGCTTCCAAAACTTCGTCACATGCAAATGCGACAGCCCCCAAGGCCGGGAACGGCTTGTTCTCACGGCGGCCTCCGGCAGCTACACCATCCAGTGGATAGACTACGGCaaccatataatatatattcaaGACCCAACCATCTCCACCTGCTCCTGCATGCAGCCGAGCAGAGGGTTCGCTCTAGACTGGAGCGCGCCGTTCAGCTTCCCGGAAAACACTGTATTCGCGCTCCTCGGCTGCTCCGTCACCGCCTCCCCGGTCTTCAACAACTCCTTCAACAACAATTTCAAGAAGAACAATGCCCCGCTCTGCGACGTGAGTGGCGGGCCGATCTGCAGCCAGATCTACGCTTGCCCGGCGGTCGTCGGGCTGAACCTCCCGCTCTATTCTCCGGCGTCCTCCTGCTGCGTGTACTCGCCGGTCGATCTGGGGCCCTCCTTTGACATGGACCTCAAGAAGTTGCAGTGTGAATCTTATACGGCCGTCATCGACTTCGATTACCGGCAACTCGATGCCGCCAAGTGGAAGTATGGGATTGCATTGAAGTATCGTTTCAGCGTGAACAACGTCTACCCGCTTTCTTGCCTGCAGTGTGAGAACAGCAATGGCGTTTGTGGGTATGTGGGGAGCTACAATTCCTTCGCCTGCAACTGCCCCTTTGGCGTCACCACCTCCACCGATTGTTCCTTCCAGGAATCGTTTTGGAGCCATGGAGTCAAGAGCAATAATATTCCACGCGTCTTCACAG
- the LOC116260420 gene encoding pathogenesis-related thaumatin-like protein 3.5, which produces MKQQRKAPALSLLLWYLLLSGIHGPITAKSVTFYVTNKCQFPIWPGTASNTGLPLVAGGGFLLVPGQTKRMQASPSWKGRIWARTSCDFTKTVPPACETGDCAGKLACNGSIGLPPATLVEFSLEPDRTQPSFYDVTLVDGYNLPVAVSPSKGGKPQLPSNCTINGCARSLTSVSNCPPELQVVSTERGEVVACKSACLAFNLDVFCCRNEYGTPEKCRPSTYSRLFKDACPSYFSYAYDGAPSTPLRSCSSDEYAIIFCPSSWAADA; this is translated from the exons atgaagcaacAGAGGAAAGCACCCGCCCTCTCTCTGCTTCTTTGGTATTTGCTCCTTTCAG GAATCCATGGCCCAATTACGGCAAAATCTGTCACATTTTACGTGACCAACAAGTGTCAGTTCCCGATATGGCCTGGGACAGCCTCAAACACGGGCCTTCCCTTGGTCGCCGGCGGTGGCTTCCTCCTCGTGCCGGGCCAGACGAAGAGGATGCAGGCCTCGCCCTCTTGGAAAGGCCGGATCTGGGCGCGGACTTCCTGCGACTTCACCAAGACGGTGCCACCGGCCTGCGAGACAGGCGACTGTGCCGGCAAGCTCGCCTGCAACGGCAGCATCGGCCTCCCTCCAGCCACTCTGGTGGAGTTCTCCCTCGAGCCGGATCGAACTCAACCGAGCTTCTACGACGTGACCCTGGTCGACGGCTACAACCTCCCCGTGGCAGTGTCCCCATCTAAGGGTGGGAAGCCACAACTGCCATCAAACTGCACCATCAATGGCTGCGCGAGGAGTTTGACCAGCGTATCGAACTGCCCGCCGGAGTTGCAGGTGGTGAGCACAGAGAGGGGCGAAGTGGTGGCATGCAAGAGCGCGTGCTTGGCCTTCAATCTGGACGTCTTCTGCTGCAGGAACGAGTACGGGACTCCCGAGAAGTGCAGGCCGAGCACGTACTCTAGACTGTTCAAGGACGCGTGTCCTTCTTACTTCAGCTATGCCTATGATGGGGCGCCATCGACGCCCCTGCGGAGCTGCTCGTCCGACGAGTACGCCATTATCTTCTGCCCTTCAAGTTGGGCTGCCGATGCTTAA